A stretch of the Salvelinus fontinalis isolate EN_2023a chromosome 22, ASM2944872v1, whole genome shotgun sequence genome encodes the following:
- the matn1 gene encoding cartilage matrix protein has protein sequence MIPSPPLFLLLLGLMGAHATAPASVDLRTAAAMAAGLCNTRPTDLVFIVDSSRSVRPSEFEQVKVFLAKVIEGLDVGPDATRVGVVNYASRVKNELSLKTHKTKAGLVKAVTKIEPLSTGTMTGLAIQFALNVAFSEAEGARVKSPDISKVAIIVTDGRPQDNVKDVAARARDAGIELYAIGVGRVDLNTLKQIASEQLDDHVDYVESYSVIEKLTKKFQEAFCDTVADLCATGDHDCQQVCISAPGSFKCACKEGFSLLEDGKSCSACSNAATDVVFLIDGSKSVRPENFELVKKWINQIVDKLDVSETKAHVGLVQYSSSVKQEFPLGRYNNKKDLKDAVKKMAYMERGTMTGQALRYLTDSSFAPAGGARPGVAKVGIVFTDGRSQDYIGDAAKKAKEQGFRMYAVGVGNAVEDELREIASQPTGEHYFYTADFKAMTAIAKKLQINICQEEDPCECDSVVKFQKKVEEALQALTKKLEGVSKRIAALENKIV, from the exons ATGATACCCTCTCCGCCATTGTTCCTGTTGCTGCTCGGCCTCATGGGAGCGCATGCCACCGCTCCCGCGTCCGTGGACCTCCGCACCGCCGCCGCCATGG CGGCAGGTCTGTGTAACACTCGCCCTACAGACCTGGTGTTCATCGTGGACAGCAGTAGGAGCGTGCGCCCGTCAGAGTTCGAGCAGGTGAAGGTGTTCCTGGCCAAGGTCATCGAGGGACTGGATGTTGGACCTGACGCCACACGGGTCGGAGTGGTCAACTATGCCAGCCGCGTCaagaatgag ctgtctCTGAAGACCCATAAAACCAAGGCAGGTCTGGTAAAGGCTGTGACTAAGATCGAGCCCCTGTCCACTGGCACCATGACCGGCCTTGCTATCCAATTCGCCCTCAACGTAGCTTTCAGCGAGGCTGAGGGCGCCCGCGTCAAGTCCCCAGACATCAGCAAG GTGGCCATCATCGTGACAGACGGTCGTCCCCAGGACAACGTAAAGGATGTGGCGGCGCGTGCCCGGGACGCGGGTATCGAGCTATACGCCATTGGCGTAGGGCGTGTAGACCTGAATACGCTGAAGCAGATCGCCAGCGAGCAGCTGGACGACCACGTGGACTACGTAGAGAGCTACTCAGTCATCGAGAAACTCACCAAGAAGTTCCAGGAGGCTTTctgtg ACACAGTGGCGGACCTGTGTGCCACTGGAGATCATGACTGTCAGCAGGTATGCATCAGCGCACCAGGGTCATTCAAGTGTGCCTGCAAGGAGGGCTTCAGTCTACTGGAGGATGGCAAAAGCTGCagcg CCTGCAGTAATGCCGCCACAGACGTGGTGTTCCTGATCGATGGTTCTAAGAGTGTGCGTCCAGAGAACTTTGAGCTGGTCAAGAAGTGGATCAACCAGATCGTAGACAAACTGGACGTCTCCGAGACCAAGGCTCATGTTGGACTGGTCCAGTACTCCAGCTCTgtcaaacag GAGTTCCCTCTGGGACGTTACAACAACAAGAAGGACCTGAAGGACGCGGTGAAGAAGATGGCctacatggagagggggaccaTGACAGGACAGGCCCTGCGCTACCTGACCGACAGCAGCTTTGCACCAGCTGGTGGGGCACGGCCCGGGGTCGCCAAGGTCGGCATTGTGTTCACCGATGGACGCAGCCAGGACTACATCGGAGACGCCGCCAAGAAGGCCAAGGAGCAAg gtTTTAGGATGTATGCTGTGGGCGTGGGTAACGCTGTAGAGGATGAGTTGAGGGAGATAGCATCACAGCCAACAGGAGAACACTACTTCTACACTGCAGATTTCAAAGCCATGACAGCCATCGCTAAGAAGCTGCAGATCAACAT